The Prionailurus viverrinus isolate Anna chromosome C1, UM_Priviv_1.0, whole genome shotgun sequence DNA window AGAGCACCCCTCCCGCGTATATACACACAGCTGCCTGTCTACACATATTGGTCACAGATGAGCAAGACCTAGAAGTCTCTCAGCCCAGATACagaccgccccctcccctccctgcccgcccccccccccagaccagAAAGGGGCTTCTGGGTCTCCAGCCAAATTACTCTGAACAGACTGAAGGCTGAGGTCTGAGTCCCCAGAGTCGTGGACTTTAGCCCAGAGAAGCGTATGGGTATGTTCTGtatctctccccccaccccccatcttgcCTGTGTCCAAAGCTGACTCAGTCTGGCTCCCGTGGAATTCCTGGGAAATTGGTATAGAGAGAAACAGTCTACGTGGAAGCAGGTGTAGTTTGTGTCAAATTAGGTGCGTGCCCTCCATCTGAGACAAGCTCTTCCACATTGGACTGAAGGAATCGCGCATTCCAGGGGGGCCCCTCACCTGCTGGCCATGGTCTCTCCATTAAGGTGTATTTGTTGGAGAATAGTCTCCATTCAGCAGCTTGCCAGATGGTAATGTGTGTGTTCaaggccctgcccacacccctcccTGGACCCGTGCAGGCCAGACAGGGCAGGCTGATGGGTTCTGGAGGGCCATGAGTGCCGGTGGAGGAGCCTGCCTCACAACCCAGCCAGGCAGGCCCTAGGGCCTCACCCTCTGCGCACTTCCAGGGGTGCTGGTCCTAGTAAGAACCTGACCACACCTTTCCCTCCCTGTACTGTCTGCTGACCCAGATGTGGGGGATGGGAATCAGTTATGCAGGGGCTGACTGAGGCTCAGCCTGGAGGTAGGCTGTGCACGCCAACAGAtatgtctcttctttctctagaATTTAATTTCTCAAAGGTGAGGGGACACCTTCAGTTTCTCCGAGGAGTGGCTGGGAGTGGGTCACTATTTTGATCTCATTAGACTTGTGCCTTCACTTACTTGGCAAATGCAGCCTAGTGACCACCCGGTGACCCTGCGTCTCCTTATCCcacttcctcctctgcccctcccccagcctcatcAGTAGGGGTGCAGaagggaggggtgctgggggaaggaggagggcagaAACGGAAGGAGACGTTTAATTTTGCGTCAACTTTTATTACCCACACTTGGTCAGGGACTTGGGTGGGCAGCCCTCCGCGCTGCTGTCCTGGTCCTGCCTCACCCACCCCGCAGGCGCAAATTCATGATCAGAGTGCACTGGGGTGTGAGTTCATACTCCCCAAGCCGGTGCTGGTCCTCCATGGGCTTCCCCTCGAAGTTCAGCCAGAACAGGTCGGCCTGCACATGCTCCTGCTGGCATATCTGCTGCTTGAGCTCAGCCACCGTCTGCGTCAGCCGGACCTCGTAGGCAATGGTGCGACCCTTGTGGTTCCTCACCAGGATGCTCAGGGGGTCCTTGcagctctgcaccaccagcaggACCGTGCTGCCGGGGCTCAGGCCCTGGCTGAGGAGGGGAACCCCATCGCGCAGCACTGTGCCGGCAGGGTGGGTGGCCAGTCTCTGCTGGAATGCGGGCACGCCAGTTTTCTGGGCGATCTGCTGCTTCAGCTCCGACGCCAGCATGTTGTCTCTCAGGGGCACCAGGAACTCCTCACCCCCCAGCATTTTCACCTTCAGGTCCCCGCCCTGTGGACATCACACAGACTTACAGACCCTGGCATCAGTCCTGGAGCCACTGCATGCATGGCATTGGCCACAGGGCAAGCTCCTAGGGGCTGGGGATgctgctctcctccccacccaccaggAAATGGACCCCAGGTGCTGGAGGCGAGCAAGGAGCATTTCCAGAAGAAAGGCAGCCAACCCGCAACCATCACCTCACCTCCCTTAACCCACGAAGATGCCCCTCTGTGCCAACGCCCAGGGATCTCAGGGTTAAACACTGGGCAAAACACACTTTCCAAGACCCAGACCCTGGCGTCAGAAGGAGCTCTGTCCACCACCCCGCACGATTAGGGACCTGAGGGAGCTCTGAGCACCTCCacttgcctggcacacagtgagtgcTCCACCCCTGGGAGACCCCAGCGATGAAATGGGAAAATCGACTGGTAcagagcccccctgcccccacctggcaACCCCCCCTCACCATGGCTGTAGGCTCTGGCACCAGGTCCTCCACAGGCACAGACGAAGAGGCTGCCTCTCAGCTTCCAGCTCCCCTGTGGCTCAGCCCTTTTATGAACCTGAGCTGTGCACGTCAGGGGGCAGTGTCGGGAAGAGAGCCTCACCAGTGGCTGAATTCAGCTTcagtttcagtttccttttcccaAGGTGTGCCCCGTGAGtgacagaaacaaaacagaatgacaAGGGTAAAAGCCGGGACTATCCACTTGCCCCAGCACTCGGGACCCTGCCCCTGTGTGCATTCAGAAACCCCCTAAATGCCCATCACTTCAGGTCCTTTACAAGATGCACAGAAGTCACAATAACATGAGCTAACGATTGGAACTTTCACTTTCCATTTACCAGTTTGCAAAATTAGTAAGTATGGAACACGTTGCCACAAGTGATTCAGAAATAACAAAAGAGTGGCAATCCAAACTACCCAGAGATAATCACCATTGGTTTAGGACAATATTTCttcagatagtttttttttttaatgaaagagatgtatctcttattttctataaaaatgaactaatggTCACTATCCAGAAGGTGAAAAGATTGttctcaaaatggaagaaaatgtttggaaatcATATGTCAGATAAGGGTCTAGtgtccataatatataaagaattcttataactcaaccataaaaagataagcaactcaattaaaaattggaCAAATGTTTGAATGGATATTTCTCTGTAgaatatataaatggccaaaaccacatgaaaagctgctcaacttcattagccattagggaaaagCCATTAGGGAGattcaaatcaaaatcacaatgagatgttATGTCATACCCATTATTATAGcataactataataataataatatattagtataacaataataattcaaaaagaaCAATAGGAAATGTTGAGGAgcatgtagagaaattggaaccctcatagtATTGCTGATGGAATATAAAACGgcccagccactgtggaaaacagtgtagtcactcctcaaaaagttaaacaggattttcatatgacccagcaattccattcctaggtatatgcCCAAAAGAATTGAACACAGGTGTTCAAACAAATACTTGTAACCAAATGTTCATGGCACcactatttacaatagacaaaagGTAGAAACTGTGGGAACAACCAAATCCATCAACAGCTGGATGCAGAAACAAAATATGATACACCCTTACAATAGAATGTTACtgaaccataaaaaggaataaagtactgataactgctacgacatggatgaaccttgaaaacgttatgctaagtgaaagaagacagatacaaaaggccacatattatatgattctatttatatgaaatgcccacaATAAGCAAATCCACAGGGCCCAGTAGGGATTTCCAGGCATTGGATGAGAGCAGGAATAGGAAGTGATTGCTTTATGGATATGAGGCCTCCTTTGGGGGTgataaaatgttttggaactaggtagaggtaatggttgcacaacgtTGTAAATATACTgacactgaattatacactttaaaatggatacatttttgttatgtgaatttcacctcagaaaaacaaagctaaaaacacacattggggcacttgggtggctcagtctgttaagcttcccactcggctccggtcatgatctcagggtttgtgagttcgagcacttcgtcaggctctgtgctgacaggctctctgcccctcccccgctcacgctgtgtctcactctgtttctcaaaaataaataaatgtaaaaaaaaaaaaaaaagaaatcagaagataTCAATACCATGTTTAATAATGGTCATTTGGGGGAGATGGGGGAGATTTTCACATTCTGTATTCTTtatctcaataaacatttgtggttttctttttacaatACCAATATTACTTATTCAAGGAATGAGTCAAGATAtagacttaaaataataaaaagaagaaaaattaaacccCTCTGGTTTTTGTGTGTTCACAATTTTGGAGCCCTATGAGATTTGGGAGGTAGGTGGTGAAAATGGGGAAATGAGATGGGAAAGATTTATATtcacaacatttatttttccactcttttactttttttatttcaaaaattatttactttcttatttgcccaaattttatttatttttagctaacTTACGCCTGCTATATGCTATTTGTATTAGCAAAAATTGGGGAACAACCTAAATATTCAACAATATGGGATTGATTAACTAAATTCCCCTCTATACTATAATGGATTCATTATGCTATGGGAAACAcatgtagccattaaaaaattgttttgcatAAAAGTATCTATTaatatggaaaaatgtttatgataCACTATTTGAATGAAACAGGTTACAAAATGGTGAGAGTAGGatgtgttaacttttttttaattcccttttccttatcccttaaaatatatttttaaattttttaaatgtttatttatttttgagagagacagagagacagagcacgagcgggggaggggcagagagagaaggaggcacagaatccgaagcaggctccaggctctgagcaagtggtcagcacagagcctgatgcgaagcTCGAACCCACGACTGTGAAATCACAGCCTGAGCAGACAgacgtcagacgctcaaccaactgagccacccaggtgccccaatgtcttCTGATTTCTTAATACTGACATAATGGCACTagactcttccttttcttttagttACTTCATCCCATTGTCACCAGTTGTCTTCCTGCTTTTGATAGGAGGAACTAAATGCAAAGTCATTAAGGAAGCAAACTGACAGAACCTGTCTCAGTTCCTGGGGCTGTCATAACCaactaccacagactggggggcttgAAACAATGGCaagaagtctgaaatccaggGGGACTCAATGACCAGTATTGTCAGGCTggttaaaaataatctaattttatgTAGCTTACAGAAGACAGGAATCACCTGAAACACAAGGATACAAGAAATTTGAAAGTAGAAGGATGGGAAGAAACATACCACATGACTATTAACTAAAATGAAGCAGTTGTAGCCATATTAACACTTTTATTAACATATCAACAAAGAAACTTTATATGCAAAGTGTCACAGAGATACAGAAGGTAACAATAAAAGGTTGAGTTCACtggtaaaagaaaataactgtaaACTTGTATGCACCTAATAATATGGCCACAAATATATAAGTTCTAGTCTCAAACATTAATATTCTACTTATGAAATTATAATGGTCACTTAGAAGGGGACCTTTAGTTAATATTTTGTCTCATTTACAAACGAACTTAAACTTCCTTAAACCTTTAAAACCTTTCAAGTCATTTAAcatacttgattttatttttaaacccttGACTATCTAAAAACTGCAACcataaaaaaaacctttccaaGAATGTCCACAGTTCTTATCTCATAGAGGTTTTAGTCTCACAGCCCAGACTCTTCTATTAGTTGGAAATCTACCACCTttaccttttatttgtttgtttatttgtttatttatttatttatttatttatttatttattttacattcaagctagcatatagtgccacaatgatttcaggagtagattccttaatgccccttaccaatttactccatcccccctcccacaacccctccagtaaccctctgtttgttctccatatttaagagtctcttacattttgtccccctccctgtttttatattatttttgcttcccttcccttatgttcatctgttttgtctcttaaggtcctcatatgagtgaagtcatatgatatttgtctttctctaatttcacttagcataataccctctagttccatccatgtagttgcaaatggcaagattgtattctttttgattgccgagtaatactccattgtatatataccccacatcttctttatccattcatccattgatggacatttgggctctttccatactttggctattgtcgatagtgctgctataaacattggggtgcatgtgtcccttcgaaacagcatacctgtatccctcggataaatacctagtagtgcaattgctgggttgtagggtagttccatttttaatttttgaggaacctccatactgttttccagagtggctgcaccagcttgcattcccaccaacaacgctaaagagatcctctttctccacatcctcgccaacatccgctgttgcctgagttattaatgtcagccattctgacaggtgtgaggtggtatctcattgtggctttgatttgtatttccctgatgataagtgatgttgagcattttttcatgtgtcggttggccatctggatgtcttctttggagaagtgtctattcatgtcttttgcccatttcttcactggattatttgtttttttgggtgttgagtttgataagttcttacagattttggatactaaccctttatctgatatgtgatttggaaatatcttcttccattctgtcggttgccttttagttttgttgtttccttcactgtgcagcgctttgcagattttattttgatgaggtcccagtagttcatttttgcttttgtttcccttgcctccagggacgtgttgaataagaagttgctgtggccaaggtcaaaagggtttttgcctgctttctcctcgaggattttgatggcttcctgtcttacatttaggccttttcatccattttgagtttgttttatttttgagtttacCTTTTAATGAGACACAACAATCTTTGCTCTCATTCAGATCTGATTCCTTTCCCCTACCTTTCCACCTGGCCAATCACTGCTCCCTGAGACGATCATCCTGGATGACGTCTGATTAGCTAAGGGCCTTTGGTCACAGTTCGAAGGTCATGCGCTGTGGAATGATGAGGGTGGGCTGCCCCCACAGACCTCCTGATGGACAGATGTTGGAAGCCCAGGCACACCACGACTTGCTGAGAAAGTGGCACAGAGCTT harbors:
- the ISG15 gene encoding ubiquitin-like protein ISG15 produces the protein MGGDLKVKMLGGEEFLVPLRDNMLASELKQQIAQKTGVPAFQQRLATHPAGTVLRDGVPLLSQGLSPGSTVLLVVQSCKDPLSILVRNHKGRTIAYEVRLTQTVAELKQQICQQEHVQADLFWLNFEGKPMEDQHRLGEYELTPQCTLIMNLRLRGG